The sequence ACTTCCCCATGTCGAAAAAAGTAAACCCAGATTTCACAAAACGTCAAGGATTAACTCTGCTTGTGTCCAGCACAACCTGTACTTATCCAGGATAAAAGGAGAAGTCGTGACAGACTTAGCAAGCCAACGTAAAAACTTAGCCATATCATCATGAGATGAAACCCAAGAGATATTATGATAGGCGTTATCCTCTTTACGTCGCGTAATGCTGGGAAAAAAAACACCCGGAGGCGATCGATCCTCTTGTGCATCTTGGTTTTCATTTCTAGCCTACCCCAACATGTTTGGGGCAAAAAGGTCGCAATTTCCGTTTTCCGGGTTCTACTCCCATCAGGCCAACCTAACGCAGGCAACAAGTAGGTTCAAGTTTCCAACTACGTTTCAAATACGTATACACCGCATATTGAAACACATTTACTTTCATATCTCTCCCTTATTTTGGATTTTGGTAAGGTAGAGAGGGAGACAATTAGTGGTGGGGTTAAAAGTTAAAACTTATCATAACACTACCAGTAAACAGCAACAACCAAAACACCATGAGAAGAGGTTTTCGTTTTCATCATCTCCAAAACTCAACAACAACACTATGGCCAGAAAAGGGAAGTGCAAAGGTGTAATGCGAAGTAAACCCTAAGCAGTAGAAACCAACCACTACTCTGCActaattaacagatgtcactttGCCCTTGTTTTTGCGGCAAAATGTTACTTCAATAACCAATTTTTGATTGGGGAGAGTCATCATAGCCATAAAAAGCACATTCGATATATATTTAACTCTCAACATGCAGCTGGATATCACAATGAACGATCCGGGTTAgctaagaagaaaaaaaggaagttGCAAGTAATGGGAGCCAAATGATTAAGAAATTAAGATTGATGTCAAAGTTCATTCAAAATATGAAACATGTCAGCTAGTTACGATATCTTTCTCGGACACGACACACTTTAATGATTATAAGCACACATTGCATTCAAAACTTCCATACAGTATCGTTGAAACTAGAAAGATACTGGATGAGAAaaatggacaatttttttttctaaacacAAGTTGGTTTATTAGAATGTAACATCTCATCTCGAGGTAGTATAAACTTTATCATACATGGAAACAATTTTTACCCTTTGAATCAATTTCACAATGAGGACAAGTATAGAGCACAACATCAACCACCTTGTTACTCATCAACAGTATCACCTCGCTGCGGTGCACGTTCTAGGTGAGACGTCAGTCAACAGTATCCATGGTCTATTTTCTGGTAGTGTAATACCCTTAAATAAGCTGAGCCTTTTTTAGGTCAGAAATGACTCCACGGTCTTCGCGGCCTCTTTCGTTGTACAATACCTGCAGGGAACAAGGATACATAATGTCATTGGATTTTACAACCACAGCAAtctaagtctttttttttttttgcacaatcaGCTGGACACAGCAACTTAAGTTTATTGTCCCTCCTAATACCTTATCGATGAGACCGTATTCAACGGCTTCAGTAGGACTGAAATATTTTGGTCGCTGGATATCCTCTTCAATCTGTTCAGCTGTTTTGCCTGTATGTCTTGCATAGAGTTTGACCtgaaaaatgaagatgaaaacaaaataagttGGGGGGAAACAACTAAATATATGAATCTATATCGAGGTTTATTGAATTGGCTACCATCGTTAAACCAAGGTTTCCTATTGGTGTCTGAGAGCAGAACTGTTGAGTCATTCTTTCTAGATTGACTAAAATGGGTGTAGACATTCATGTAAAATCTCATATTGTGATTATTCTCAAATGTTTGTAGATAGAACTACAATGTTTATAGATTGCTTTCCCTAACTGTCAGTTTGTTGAGAAGTTTGGTGCATGGGTTCAATCAGCATAAGAAGATGCATCAATGGATGATATCGTTCAACAGAATCAGAGAAAAGAAATATATAGCTTAGCTGACCAAAAATATAAAGAGTGAGGACGAGGCTTGAAAGAGGCAGCAATTGTGATGATCCGGCTAATATCGAAAAAGATTCAACTTAACTCGTGTCTTTCCAATGTTTATCGAATATAGCAAGCAGATTACAAAAGATAAAAAAGATGAGTAAAATACGACCCAATCAATCTATGTAGCCCTGTAAAGAATGTTCGTTACTAAAAAGATAAGCTCAAAAGTAAACTTATCTAAATCTATCTATCTCAACTGTAGAGCACTTTTCAGATCAAAGATACCATAACTGATTTTAATACCCGGACCTCAGAGTTTCTAAAGATGTTCTTTGGTTTTATTGCATTGCTCAATAGAATTTTTCTGCCTTGAGAAAACCAGGATCCAAACAAAGAGTGTTGATACTAGCTATGGACCCTTTATCTGCTTGGGATCTGCTAGAATATCCTCTTGATTGATAAGATTCAATGGCAGGGAAGATGTTGGTGATCAAGTGATATTCATTCAAGTAAGACACAAGCCATTATTGCTGCATTTCTAATGATGATGACAAATGAGTATGGTCCACTTCCTCTCTCATTCAGATCTCTAGATGTTTCCGGGGTACATCTGAGAATGTATTAAACGTCGGACGTACCAGCCTACTAAAGTAAAAGAGTAGTGCTATTACGTGCACTTGTATCCATCTATTCCTTCTGCGGGTATTTACTAGGACTCGCTTGAACTTTCCTTTGTTTCTGATTATAAGCTTTCTAGCTTGACAAATGTATGTAGAGGTGGCATTCATAAATTTCTACAGGATAACTAAAGGGTGTAATAATAAGATCTTCCGGAAAGATTGGTGTTTCCAGAAAAAATCATATCTAGAAATCAGTGGCCAGTAAATAAGCTGTGATTATATAAGTGATGTGGATGTCTTACCAACTCTGTCTTAACGTTTTTTACTTCCTTTCTTGCAAGCTCAATGTCTGATGCCTGACCTTGAAACCTTGCAATTGGCTGAACAAAAAAAGGATGTTACAATTAATAACAGATTGTTAAGTAGGAACAGAACTTAAATTATCTGTTAATATGCAATCGCAAAGACCAAAGACATACAAGAATTTAGGATTTTAACAGGTAATAGATAGAAGAGACCTGTTTCATCATAATTGTTGATGAAGGAAGAGCAGAACGGTTTCCTTTGGCACCTGCAGCTAAAAGCAGTGCAGCTTCTCCCCATGCATTACCAACACAAAGTGTAAAAATAGGTGGTTTAACATATCTGAAAAGAGGAACACGATCAGTCTCCATCGCAGATCGGTgtataacaaaaagaaagaaaaaaacacaaaaagtGGGCATATCCTAGAGGACCTAGACAAACTATTAATCTGAGTAATTTCAcataaaacttctcaaggaagtTGTAAGCAGAGAGTTTAGTGGAAAAATATTTCATTGTaccacatatataaaaaaaattctcgAGCACAATTATCAAGAGCTAAGGCAAAGTGAATGATTAAAAAGAACAAAAGGCAAGCTGGTATTGACCTCATAACATCGTAGATTGCAAATGCCTCTGTCTCATAACCTAACTTTTCTCCCCCCTGGATTAAAATGAAGAAAAGAACATAAATAACTGTCCAGAATACTAACACTAACTATATAAAATCGAATAACAAATGATGTCACATAGCATCTCACACTTACTGAAGCAATATGTAGGAAATGTAAAAGAAGTGATCCGGTGAAATTAACTAATATTTTTCTCAGGAATTTAAGCATTTCTAATAAAAACACCATCTTCGTACCACTGACTTGTAATTTGTAAAAGGGTAGTTTAGAAAAAGCTTATTCTAGTAGTTCATTAAACGAAATACGGTTTCAAAATGACTAAATCATGTTTAGAGAGCTTGAATCATGATGCTTCAATTGGCTCATAAAACCTCATTTGAGTTTTAGATATAGGTAGTTACTGCAAAAGAATGAGCACATAAGTACAAGTTGCGGTTAATTTGTTCCACAGATACCAAAAAGCTTTCTGATCTTCAACACTTGCCATTTCTCTATACAAAATGCATACTTAAACTCTACTacaacacagaaaactctaatgTTAAGTAGACAAGAATACCTTGGTTGTACCAGTTGAGTTTATGTAAAGGTATATTGGCTTCTTATCATCCTCATACTGAAGATACAGAAATTCTGCAAGAATCAACTCAGTCACAGAAGGAACAAGCGACATGCCCATGTACACAATTCGATTCTTGTACAAGTACGATGCTAGATCTGGAGGTGGTTGTTCCCATGCATTTCCTCTAAGAAATGGAATAACCTGTTAAAAGGATAACAAAGAAAAAAGCCTGTGTAAGATTGTAGTAACTACTGGCTAATTTTAAAGCTGCTATAGCTTCTGTGTTCAGAAAACCACAGAGTTACTATCATCATTGCTTATGCTTCGTCGATATAGAAGCCGTCAAGTCATAAATCCCGTGGTGAATAAATACCCCCACAAAGTAATAGGGCCTGTACATACATAAATATATATGCTTAAAGGCCCCAATTACAAGACACCAAGCATAATCGTGTGAAATAGCTTTGCAGCTCCATACAAGCTCAAATTATTGTACATACATCAAAACAGAAATATTTCATTTTCTATCTACACACTTAGATTCAGGGCTCAGAAAAGTAGAGAGCTATAAGCTATGATCATTCTTTCAGTTGGCAGTACACTATGCTGTTTATGAATCTTCCACATAATCAAGAGAAATTGCTCATGGCTGTCAAGTTTCACTGATTCACTAACAAGAGGTTATATTATACATCCAGAACATTCATTCTatataaaatattagctaagatGCAAAAGCAATACCTCAATATcaaattcaaaaccctagaaaaaaaaattatatatcaaAACAAATGATTATTATTACCATGGTGACAACACCTCTTTTCCCACGAGAACCAGTAGATAATGGATTAAGAGAAACAGGACGAATTTTCTGACCAGAGAAATCAGTAGAAATACTTCCTCCAACAAATGGGACACTGAAATTGCTCTTTAAAGAAGTAGCTTTTGCTGAGATTCTGTTAGAGAAATTTAGGCTTCTTCTTGTTGAAACGGGTTTTACTACCATTCGTGTATCAATCGCAAATCTTGAAGAAGACATTGTTGATATCTCCATGGTTTGAGAGAAGAAAGGATTTTACAGCATCagctaaaaataaacaaactgaATAGAGCTTGGGGTGAATGATAAGAAGAGGAGGGCCAATTTCCTCACTTTCACTTTCACCAGACCTGGTTGCCTTGGGCAATTTTGTGGTGCCCTTTATAATAACGGGGTGTACTTAGAAAAGTCCCACACACAGGGTTCTCCGATCTTCATATACCCCTTGGGCACAGGCACACTCACTACCTAAGTAGATGAATAAACCAGAGAGGGAAGCAGAATTTAGGGTGACAAGGATGGAAGCTCTGATAGCAAGCTATGGCGATGATTCATCTTCTTCGTCGGACGGGGATGTCTCACCTCCAACAAGCCCTAGTTCTCTTCATAATTCAAATTCTGAAGAATCACAAGCAAAATCGGAACCAGTGCGTCTTCCGCCACCTCCACTTGCTCTACTCAACTCTCCAAACCCTCTAGGTAAACCCCAAGTCATTAATAAGTCATACCCATTGTTTTTTTCTGGACCTAATTAATGGTTTTGCCTTTTATGTGTTAATTTCTCTGAaattttgtttattgattttCAGATTATATGGAGATTGGTCAAGGAAGTCGAGTTAGGAATTTTCCACATATTGAAGGGAATTATGCTCTTCATATTTTTATCCCAGGTTTTCTTTCTGTACTGCTTAAACTTATCATTCTTGTCTTTAGTACcgttcttgattcaattctagtcaaaatttaCACCTGTTTTACGAAACGACAatgtatgattttttttaaaggCTATTTATGGTGCCATACATAAGGATTCCACTGTTTACTTGGTCTTTTAATTAACCTTGGATTCTTCAGTAGGTGGTGTTGTTCACTTTATTGTTGAATCTTGTTGCTTTCCTAGTAACCTATTATTTGTTGTTGTGGAGGTGTTGTTGGCTGATTCTACTGAATCAACAGATGTTATTAAGCATGCTATGTCTTGTTTGAGCTCAGCTTTCTGATGAAGTCCTGTACTATCCTGATTCTGACTTTAATAATAGATAAAAATACGGTGCTAAAACCGTCCACAAACTAAAAAAAAGGATCATAGGGTTTGAACCATGTTGGGACAATATCAGTTCACACTCGGTAGGGTTATATGCTGCACTGAGTGTACCAATTTTTCGTTTTAATGGGATGAAAGAGCTTACTTAGATGCATCTTTAATGAGTATAGGATAAACTGCAGCAGACATAACATATTGATGACCTTAAACTTTCTTTCTGCGGTTGAGCTCTTATAAACAAAGTTTTCCCGGCTGGGGTATACTTTAAACTACAGAGATATCATATTGCTTATTGTTTGTGTAGCCGTGTGGGTGTTTACCCTTTTTTCCTCTGACACCTGCATGCTGTATAATTCTTTCAAACTCATTACTTCTACCTTTATCATGCATTCAGTAACCTAAATAATTGGTTTCGCAGTATATATACCACCTACAACAATGAAAAACCTAGCACTATTCTTGAAGAGAATTGTGAAAGTGGTTCCTGACCTCCATGTTGTTGACGTTGACATCCCACTTAGCAACCTATGCAAAGACGATCAAAAGCTTGAACAGGTTGCTCTTGGAAGGGAGTTCCACATAAGTTTGGGAAGAACTGTTCCTGTCCGAGTTCACCAAATAGATTCCATTTTGACAATGCTGCGTCAGAAATTTTCATCTCCAAAGCAGTAAGGTCCTCGCTTGcatgttatttcaattttgtagGTTTATACCACTTGTACTGGTTCTATAGCATGGTTTCTTTGTTTTTAATCGTTCACAGGTATTGGATAGATTTTAGCAAGTGGGAGGTTTTTGTCAATGACGAACAAACAAGGTCCTTCCTTGCAATGGAAGTCGTTGCAGGAGGTTTAGCCGAGGTATGGAGTACAATTAGTGCATTTAAATATTCCTTTTTTTCCCTGTTTAAGCGATAACTTACAAGTTTCAGTTGCTTTCAGGTAACTAGGCAAATTCAGTCCGTCAATGAGATTTATAGGTTTCACAATCTTCCAGAATTCTATAAGGTTAAGACTTTTCtatcatcttttcttcttcctgaACCTGGTCTGCAGAACCTTATTCTCATGAAATCACAAATAGTCAATATTTTCGTGCTTGATTTGTCTTCTTTGATTGTAACAAATAAATAAAGTATTGATTGTTGATTGCAGGATCCTCGCCCACATATCTCACTGTTATGGGCTTCAGGTAATGTCAGTGATCTACTCAAGAGAAGGGTAACAGAAGTTCTCTCAGCAGGTACAATGTCCCAAAGTAAACGTATATTTACTTGCAAATTCAAAGGTATCAAATGTAGGATTGGTCATAAGCAGTATAAAATTTGTAATGGAAAACCCTAAATTCTAGTCTTCTGTAACATCCAACTTGCATTATATTTCAATATATTATTTGAGTCCATATTACTTGCATTTTGGGCCATGACTTTCAAATAGCTCTGTTGATTAGTTGTGAGACAGCCAAGCTGCTGCTCTTTGTTCTCAATCCTGAGATCAAAGCTCATTTTAggcaagttttgaagaaaaaaacaatAGAAGTACGTACGGTAAATCCGTGTTTGTGGTTAAAAGGGGACTAGCATTGTGTGGCTGGATTTAGAACAAATAGTAAGTGTTGAAAAATTGCCGTCTTTGCGTCAAAGCTTGATTTGTATGTTTTAGCTTTGATATGCAAGGCATCTTTATATCTGTGATCCAAATGAATTCGTATTCACTGTCACACGAAACGAAGGACAAAAACCTTCTCTCTCTATTTCTCCCAAGAAACGCGTTCATTTTGAAAACATAGTTTCCGAGTGCAATCTTTGACATCGCTTCAGTATCCTAAAAGAACCGGTGATTTGCATGGTTCTCAGAGAAATGACTTTTCtagattggaaaataaaaattcaagACTTTTCCAAGAAAATTTTAACATATGTACCTTTTACTTTGAGTTTGATTTTCCCTAACAAATACAGTATAAATAAAACCATAATTTAGTGATTAAGCTGAAAGTTCTAAGAATATAGTGAGAACATTTTAGTATCGACATATCTGTATAATCACAGAACTGACATATCTGTATAATGGCCTGAATATGTAGTTTCAGATGATGGTACATTACTACATAACTGTAaagttaaaatgaaaaaagaCATGTATATTCATGGTGTCATCTGGTTTGAACCTCGTCCTGGACTGCATTGTTCGGCCTGAATGAATGAGATGCTATGAATTGAACAACCCGCTGAACATAGTTCCCGTTCTCTGAGTTGTTCAACCTTCTCAGAGCGACTAACGCAATTTTTTCAATCCACCAATAATACCAACCAAGAACAGCACTACAGAAGAACAGTAAAAGAAATATCTTTACACACCCGCTAAATGATGCAATAAAGCACACACCACACCCAAAGGCGGTTGCCATTGATATAGCAGCGAGTCGAAGCCAAGCTTTGAGAGGAAATATACTCGTGAGCAGTGAGATTATGGTTAGAGAAGTAAAAAAACCCTACTGTGTTGAACACCATGAACAGTGTGAAGCAAAGATGCTCATACACCATAACGGCTTTTCCTGCGTGGTGCATCGTATTTCCTAAGGCAGTACCGTCTGTAGTAATAGTGCTATTATTGTCATGTTTGTGATCTTGCCAAACACCACCTGGTGGGTTCATCCCACCTTGGTAAGTGATAGTGGCTATGAGAACAGCAACAACCATTAAAGCA comes from Papaver somniferum cultivar HN1 chromosome 7, ASM357369v1, whole genome shotgun sequence and encodes:
- the LOC113297281 gene encoding ATP-dependent Clp protease proteolytic subunit-related protein 4, chloroplastic-like; protein product: MEISTMSSSRFAIDTRMVVKPVSTRRSLNFSNRISAKATSLKSNFSVPFVGGSISTDFSGQKIRPVSLNPLSTGSRGKRGVVTMVIPFLRGNAWEQPPPDLASYLYKNRIVYMGMSLVPSVTELILAEFLYLQYEDDKKPIYLYINSTGTTKGGEKLGYETEAFAIYDVMRYVKPPIFTLCVGNAWGEAALLLAAGAKGNRSALPSSTIMMKQPIARFQGQASDIELARKEVKNVKTELVKLYARHTGKTAEQIEEDIQRPKYFSPTEAVEYGLIDKVLYNERGREDRGVISDLKKAQLI
- the LOC113297280 gene encoding U6 snRNA phosphodiesterase-like; translated protein: MNKPEREAEFRVTRMEALIASYGDDSSSSSDGDVSPPTSPSSLHNSNSEESQAKSEPVRLPPPPLALLNSPNPLDYMEIGQGSRVRNFPHIEGNYALHIFIPVYIPPTTMKNLALFLKRIVKVVPDLHVVDVDIPLSNLCKDDQKLEQVALGREFHISLGRTVPVRVHQIDSILTMLRQKFSSPKQYWIDFSKWEVFVNDEQTRSFLAMEVVAGGLAEVTRQIQSVNEIYRFHNLPEFYKDPRPHISLLWASGNVSDLLKRRVTEVLSAGTMSQSKRIFTCKFKGIKCRIGHKQYKICNGKP